Proteins encoded in a region of the Cydia pomonella isolate Wapato2018A chromosome 3, ilCydPomo1, whole genome shotgun sequence genome:
- the LOC133516585 gene encoding uncharacterized protein LOC133516585 isoform X1: MHRQNLVASEKDSCASSVVVGHSDVIMDLPELEPLEASVPPRPHKPARYCSNLASRGFFRGPLRICKLLAFLILLPSLFIFIPLYMRYRVFQAQMYPMSMTDMRLIDSKISPTWCQRQVVKSNTTFNAFVMPGPPELSEELVPVSMTRELELEDDMKEYWGFYLLKGSTVTVSACVNHPGASLIMIKGYKHLKDCAYIGDDSSEEVDELLEANKLGQLSDTILAEKILKLLDKDLPLTGTNLPGKIKEDLQLSNTNLLGKILELLEAKKSGQLSDKILVERMQELTSNGKTNHPGTMKRHKAGVSFLDRDRHTNNVTSSESMPTADVTDHDPKELREILESLHAQRQAAKTESFKNYQPPGNLISLKTAKQRHRDTNVDKEERKWISFNDLNANTSDQSSKIANATTERKTSKIVETTPELSTMPLLNTTPAKKEVVEVTTTEKYTKDKNLLLTATENVITTNEPYVRLDNTIEVKSGKKNKDGANIDVEPTADTQEPSSREVFENILHQLQSLGPRGTRILKRLHKTMGVDYTQQGHVANIMGAVKGSDEELDRLRKVLVEAIDEEKTRPQRRQKRHEAREEARAKRDLMLGQIEIQKDFNEDDEARNNAAEEDVQPDGYADRHEVINETTPFDMSNSEYWSSFSSSEERLLQCDGLILNLPMTPHRSCMKNADDAQSATAAKANALTYRVPANGYYFFVFNSENERQKNFIRAKFDLQKTRYEVAQTALRECRNSTQRCDLLLDIFSSQKVVLEVPLRNNDSLWNEQFVIVSECEPRTSIYLACVVAVPLLIMIFAFQ; the protein is encoded by the exons ATGCATCGGCAAAATTTAGTGGCTAGCGAGAAAGACTCCTGTGCTAGTTCTGTGGTAGTGGGTCACAGTGATGTTATAATGGACCTGCCAGAGTTGGAGCCTTTGGAAG cgAGCGTCCCTCCTCGCCCACACAAACCCGCCCGGTACTGCAGCAACCTCGCCAGCAGAGGTTTCTTCAGAGGCCCACTCCGCATCTGCAAACTGCTGGCATTCCTGATCCTGTTGCCCAGTCTGTTCATCTTTATACCGCTTTACATGAG ATACCGGGTATTCCAGGCACAGATGTACCCCATGAGCATGACAGACATGAGGCTTATTGACAGCAAGATATCCCCCACGTGGTGCCAG CGACAAGTCGTTAAGTCCAACACAACCTTCAACGCCTTCGTGATGCCTGGGCCCCCAGAGCTTTCTGAAGAGCTGGTGCCCGTGTCCATGACCAGGGAACTGGAGTTGGAAGACGACATGAAGGAGTACTGGGGGTTCTATTTGCTCAAGGGGTCTACTGTCACGGTGTCTGCTTGTGTGAA CCATCCTGGAGCCTCTCTCATCATGATCAAAGGCTACAAACACCTAAAAGATTGCGCGTACATCGGAGATGACTCGTCAGAAGAAGTAGACGAACTTCTAGAAGCAAACAAGCTAGGCCAGCTATCAGACACCATTCTTGCTGAGAAGATACTGAAGTTGCTTGATAAAGACCTCCCACTGACCGGAACAAACTTGCCTGGGAAGATTAAAGAAGATCTCCAGCTATCTAATACAAACTTGCTTGGAAAGATTCTAGAGCTGCTGGAAGCCAAAAAGTCAGGACAACTTTCTGATAAGATTTTGGTAGAAAGGATGCAGGAGTTGACGAGTAATGGGAAAACTAATCATCCTG GCACAATGAAGCGCCACAAGGCAGGCGTCAGCTTCCTGGACCGCGATCGACACACCAATAATGTGACGTCCTCCGAATCCATGCCCACTGCCGACGTCACAGACCACGATCCCAAG GAACTCCGTGAAATCCTGGAAAGTTTGCACGCACAACGCCAAGCAGCGAAAACGGAGTCGTTCAAGAACTACCAGCCTCCGGGTAACCTGATATCGCTGAAGACTGCAAAACAACGGCATCGGGACACCAACGTTGATAAGGAGGAGAGAAAATGGATTTCGTTCAATG ACCTCAATGCAAACACCAGCGACCAGAGCTCCAAGATTGCTAATGCAACGACAGAAAGAAAAACATCTAAAATCGTCGAAACGACCCCAGAATTATCTACCATGCCATTACTAAATACCACACCCGCTAAGAAAGAAGTTGTCGAAGTAACAACAacagaaaaatatacaaaagacAAAAACCTATTACTAACAGCAACAGAGAATGTGATAACGACAAATGAGCCTTATGTAAGATTAGATAATACAATTGAAgtgaaaagtggaaaaaaaaataaagatggTGCAAATATTGACGTGGAACCGACCGcc GACACTCAAGAGCCTAGTTCTCGGGAAGTGTTCGAGAACATTCTACATCAGCTTCAGAGCCTGGGTCCGCGAGGCACCAGGATCCTCAAACGACTCCACAAAACCATGGGCGTGGATTATACGCAACAG GGTCACGTGGCCAATATAATGGGAGCTGTGAAAGGCAGTGACGAGGAGCTGGACCGCCTCAGGAAGGTGCTGGTGGAAGCAATTGATGAAGAGAAGACGCGACCTCAAAGACGCC AAAAGAGGCATGAAGCGAGAGAAGAGGCTCGAGCGAAACGAGACCTTATGTTGGGACAGATCGAGATACAAAAAGACTTCAACGAGGATGATGAAGCGCGAAACAATGCTGCTGAGGAG GACGTACAACCAGACGGCTACGCTGACCGCCATGAGGTAATCAACGAAACCACTCCCTTTGACATGAGCAACTCGGAGTACTGGTCCTCGTTCTCCAGCTCTGAAGAACGGCTGCTGCAGTGCGACGGCCTGATCCTGAACCTGCCCATGACTCCTCATAGATCCTGCATGAAGAATGCTGATGACGCGCAGAGTGCGACTGCTGCCAAAGCTAACGCACTTACATACAG GGTCCCTGCTAACGGGTACTACTTCTTCGTGTTTAACTCCGAGAACGAGCGGCAGAAGAACTTTATCCGAGCTAAGTTCGACCTGCAGAAAACCAG GTACGAGGTGGCGCAGACAGCGCTGCGAGAGTGCCGGAACAGCACCCAGCGGTGTGACTTGCTGCTGGACATCTTCTCTAGCCAGAAG GTGGTTCTAGAAGTCCCCCTGCGCAACAACGACTCCCTCTGGAACGAGCAATTTGTGATCGTGTCCGAATGCGAACCCCGGACCTCAATATACCTGGCCTGCGTCGTTGCTGTTCCTCTGCTGATTATGATCTTCGCCTTTCAATGA
- the LOC133516585 gene encoding uncharacterized protein LOC133516585 isoform X2 has product MRYRVFQAQMYPMSMTDMRLIDSKISPTWCQRQVVKSNTTFNAFVMPGPPELSEELVPVSMTRELELEDDMKEYWGFYLLKGSTVTVSACVNHPGASLIMIKGYKHLKDCAYIGDDSSEEVDELLEANKLGQLSDTILAEKILKLLDKDLPLTGTNLPGKIKEDLQLSNTNLLGKILELLEAKKSGQLSDKILVERMQELTSNGKTNHPGTMKRHKAGVSFLDRDRHTNNVTSSESMPTADVTDHDPKELREILESLHAQRQAAKTESFKNYQPPGNLISLKTAKQRHRDTNVDKEERKWISFNDLNANTSDQSSKIANATTERKTSKIVETTPELSTMPLLNTTPAKKEVVEVTTTEKYTKDKNLLLTATENVITTNEPYVRLDNTIEVKSGKKNKDGANIDVEPTADTQEPSSREVFENILHQLQSLGPRGTRILKRLHKTMGVDYTQQGHVANIMGAVKGSDEELDRLRKVLVEAIDEEKTRPQRRQKRHEAREEARAKRDLMLGQIEIQKDFNEDDEARNNAAEEDVQPDGYADRHEVINETTPFDMSNSEYWSSFSSSEERLLQCDGLILNLPMTPHRSCMKNADDAQSATAAKANALTYRVPANGYYFFVFNSENERQKNFIRAKFDLQKTRYEVAQTALRECRNSTQRCDLLLDIFSSQKVVLEVPLRNNDSLWNEQFVIVSECEPRTSIYLACVVAVPLLIMIFAFQ; this is encoded by the exons ATGAG ATACCGGGTATTCCAGGCACAGATGTACCCCATGAGCATGACAGACATGAGGCTTATTGACAGCAAGATATCCCCCACGTGGTGCCAG CGACAAGTCGTTAAGTCCAACACAACCTTCAACGCCTTCGTGATGCCTGGGCCCCCAGAGCTTTCTGAAGAGCTGGTGCCCGTGTCCATGACCAGGGAACTGGAGTTGGAAGACGACATGAAGGAGTACTGGGGGTTCTATTTGCTCAAGGGGTCTACTGTCACGGTGTCTGCTTGTGTGAA CCATCCTGGAGCCTCTCTCATCATGATCAAAGGCTACAAACACCTAAAAGATTGCGCGTACATCGGAGATGACTCGTCAGAAGAAGTAGACGAACTTCTAGAAGCAAACAAGCTAGGCCAGCTATCAGACACCATTCTTGCTGAGAAGATACTGAAGTTGCTTGATAAAGACCTCCCACTGACCGGAACAAACTTGCCTGGGAAGATTAAAGAAGATCTCCAGCTATCTAATACAAACTTGCTTGGAAAGATTCTAGAGCTGCTGGAAGCCAAAAAGTCAGGACAACTTTCTGATAAGATTTTGGTAGAAAGGATGCAGGAGTTGACGAGTAATGGGAAAACTAATCATCCTG GCACAATGAAGCGCCACAAGGCAGGCGTCAGCTTCCTGGACCGCGATCGACACACCAATAATGTGACGTCCTCCGAATCCATGCCCACTGCCGACGTCACAGACCACGATCCCAAG GAACTCCGTGAAATCCTGGAAAGTTTGCACGCACAACGCCAAGCAGCGAAAACGGAGTCGTTCAAGAACTACCAGCCTCCGGGTAACCTGATATCGCTGAAGACTGCAAAACAACGGCATCGGGACACCAACGTTGATAAGGAGGAGAGAAAATGGATTTCGTTCAATG ACCTCAATGCAAACACCAGCGACCAGAGCTCCAAGATTGCTAATGCAACGACAGAAAGAAAAACATCTAAAATCGTCGAAACGACCCCAGAATTATCTACCATGCCATTACTAAATACCACACCCGCTAAGAAAGAAGTTGTCGAAGTAACAACAacagaaaaatatacaaaagacAAAAACCTATTACTAACAGCAACAGAGAATGTGATAACGACAAATGAGCCTTATGTAAGATTAGATAATACAATTGAAgtgaaaagtggaaaaaaaaataaagatggTGCAAATATTGACGTGGAACCGACCGcc GACACTCAAGAGCCTAGTTCTCGGGAAGTGTTCGAGAACATTCTACATCAGCTTCAGAGCCTGGGTCCGCGAGGCACCAGGATCCTCAAACGACTCCACAAAACCATGGGCGTGGATTATACGCAACAG GGTCACGTGGCCAATATAATGGGAGCTGTGAAAGGCAGTGACGAGGAGCTGGACCGCCTCAGGAAGGTGCTGGTGGAAGCAATTGATGAAGAGAAGACGCGACCTCAAAGACGCC AAAAGAGGCATGAAGCGAGAGAAGAGGCTCGAGCGAAACGAGACCTTATGTTGGGACAGATCGAGATACAAAAAGACTTCAACGAGGATGATGAAGCGCGAAACAATGCTGCTGAGGAG GACGTACAACCAGACGGCTACGCTGACCGCCATGAGGTAATCAACGAAACCACTCCCTTTGACATGAGCAACTCGGAGTACTGGTCCTCGTTCTCCAGCTCTGAAGAACGGCTGCTGCAGTGCGACGGCCTGATCCTGAACCTGCCCATGACTCCTCATAGATCCTGCATGAAGAATGCTGATGACGCGCAGAGTGCGACTGCTGCCAAAGCTAACGCACTTACATACAG GGTCCCTGCTAACGGGTACTACTTCTTCGTGTTTAACTCCGAGAACGAGCGGCAGAAGAACTTTATCCGAGCTAAGTTCGACCTGCAGAAAACCAG GTACGAGGTGGCGCAGACAGCGCTGCGAGAGTGCCGGAACAGCACCCAGCGGTGTGACTTGCTGCTGGACATCTTCTCTAGCCAGAAG GTGGTTCTAGAAGTCCCCCTGCGCAACAACGACTCCCTCTGGAACGAGCAATTTGTGATCGTGTCCGAATGCGAACCCCGGACCTCAATATACCTGGCCTGCGTCGTTGCTGTTCCTCTGCTGATTATGATCTTCGCCTTTCAATGA